The genome window AGTACCCTGCCACGGTACAGACCCGGGTTCGATTCCCGGCTGGTGCAtcatttttactttttttaagtAATCGGTTTTTTCTCAATTGGCAAATTTGCCGGTGCATTTCTGTCCAGCTCCTCTCAGTGAACAACCTAGTTTTAGAATCGTCTAAATCCTTGTTCAATCGTAATCGTTCACTCGCACTGCATCAAGCACAAATATTTGCGCCATTGTTAGCTTCAATTCTAATCATAAAATGTTGTTCACTTCAAATATGATCATACAATACGTAACCACAAGTTCTGAATTTTTGCAAGTAGTAACATCTCACTGCAACCACAAACACACACTGCACACAAATCTCCCAACGAGCAACGAGTAGTAATTATTTGTGCAAGTAACCATCTCAATGTGCAGCAAGATCGTTTAAGAGTCGCGCTAACAGCTAGAACTCCTCGACGGTGATGCTGCCCCTGATGACCTCGTAGGCCTCCCGGCTTCGCGACCTCTTGATCCCCGCGGTGAAGTGGACCTTGGCGGCGTCGGCCTTGACGGCGGTGACCCTGGCCCAGACGAGCACCTTGGTCTTCATCCCCTCCACCTCCGTCAGCCGGCCCTCGCCCAGCGTCCCGGACACCGTGGCGTCGAACCGCAGCTCGGAGCCGTCACGGTACCCGACCTCGCAGGGGGACGGGATGTGCACCGTCAGGCGCCGCGTCTCCGGCTCGAACTCGTAGTTGGTCGCCTCGCGCGGGAACAGACCCACCGGCAGGCCGTGCTCCTTCAGCAGCTCCGGCAGCGGCTTCTGCATCTTACCTTTGACCTTGTTCACCAGCCACTTAGCTCCCTCCCCGACGCTGGTCGATAGCGACTGCAGAGTAAGAAACATCG of Phragmites australis chromosome 3, lpPhrAust1.1, whole genome shotgun sequence contains these proteins:
- the LOC133912294 gene encoding uncharacterized protein At5g01610-like, which produces MDAIMNKVGTYWLGQRANKEMSSAGDDIESLSTSVGEGAKWLVNKVKGKMQKPLPELLKEHGLPVGLFPREATNYEFEPETRRLTVHIPSPCEVGYRDGSELRFDATVSGTLGEGRLTEVEGMKTKVLVWARVTAVKADAAKVHFTAGIKRSRSREAYEVIRGSITVEEF